One Anolis carolinensis isolate JA03-04 chromosome 5, rAnoCar3.1.pri, whole genome shotgun sequence DNA segment encodes these proteins:
- the LOC134299635 gene encoding uncharacterized protein LOC134299635 has translation MDLLDIVLEKNYFRFQNQFYFQTFGVAMGSPLAPSIANLFMAHLENTILLNPSLNMYYSNIIYYGRFIDDIFIVFKTTEAAVGFSNWIDTIHTSIKFTSHLNLSHINFLDVTVYKYHNKLLVKNFRKPSDKNSFLHYNSFHHFGLKTNLPFSQLLRLKRNSSSNEHFIHESLTLSQEFRSRGYPKHVIKKALIKAEKTDRTTLLKESAKPTKNQIIWTQELSHYSKHIIQIIKKHWHLLQDISGCDKLPIFGNRRTKNIREYLIHTDLITPISTPKSTLRGHYPCGHCKCCPQSWKTKEIYNHRNKVGTTLKHFSTCNSSNVIYLLTCGCDLWYIGKTTRSLRIRISEHKSRIKNLSTESLLYSHFTQYKHSSTSFKFCALECISQKPFMDLEKLLSQREMYWIFKFKTFSPQGLNESLNFSCFL, from the coding sequence ATGGACCTGTTAGATATAGTACTGGAGAAAAATTATTTCcgttttcaaaaccaattttactTTCAGACCTTCGGTGTCGCTATGGGAAGTCCGTTAGCCCCATCGATTGCCAATCTATTCATGGCACATTTAGAAAACACTATATTGCttaatccatctttaaatatgtactattctaatataatatactatggccgatttattgatgatatattcatagtatttaaaacaactgaGGCCGCAGTAGGATTCTCTAATTGGATTGACACTATACATACGTCTATTAAGTTTACCAGTCATCTCAACCTGTCACATATCAATTTTTTagatgttactgtgtataaatatcataacaaacttttggtcaagaacttcagaaaaccatcagataaaaattcttttcttcattataacagcttccaccactttggtttaaagaccaatcttccattttcacaactacttagactaaagcgtaactcaagctctaatgaacacttcattcatgaaagcctgaccttaagccaggagtttagaagtagaggctatcctaaacatgtcatcaaaaaggcattaattaaagctgaaaaaactgatagaaccaccctactgaaagaatctgctaaaccaactaaaaatcaaattatctggacacaagaattatcgcattactccaaacacataatccaaattataaaaaagcactggcatcttcttcaagatatttcaggttgtgataaattacctatttttggaaacaggcgtactaaaaatattagagaatatttaatccatacagatttaatcactcccattagtacaccgaagagcaccctgagaggccattatccttgtggtcactgtaagtgttgtcctcaatcttggaagactaaggagatatataatcataggaacaaagtgggcaccacactaaaacatttttctacttgtaatagcagcaatgtaatctacctcttgacatgtggctgtgatctctggtatatcggaaaaacaaccagatccttgagaatcagaatctctgaacataaatccagaatcaaaaatttatctacagaatctcttttatattcacacttcacccaatacaaacattcatctacctcatttaaattttgtgctctggaatgcatctctcaaaaacctttcatggacttggaaaaactattatcccaaagggaaatgtactggatctttaagtttaaaaccttttcccctcagggacttaatgaatcacttaattttagctgtttcctttaa